Within Melospiza georgiana isolate bMelGeo1 chromosome 33, bMelGeo1.pri, whole genome shotgun sequence, the genomic segment aagagaaaaacaccTGACCCTGAGCTCTGTATGAGGTTTGAGGGTATTAAATTTTCCCGTTCCTTGGTTTCTCTCTCCTTCCGTGATCCCTCAAATTTTTTTCACCTGACCTCACCTAAGGATTCAGAGAAGAAGAGCTGAAGTTTGAGCAAATACTCAATTTTGTCACTCCTGGTGGAAATTTGGGTGCTAAAGCTGGATTTATGGCCCTGTTTGACTCAGAGTTTGAAGTGTAAGAAAATTAAACTCCTCATCCTGGGAAAATGTTGCCCATTAGAGCAATTCACTGACTGGGAAGGGGAGATTTCCCAAACTGGGGGTGTCCCACAGATGTTCCCAAGGGTAAAGGCAGCCGTTTCCTCATGGGGAGTTTTGTGGAGCAAGGGAGGATGGCAGGAATTTCTCAGGGACCTTTGGTGGCTCAGGTGAGGCTCCCTCAGCTGCCACCGAGGTGACAAAGTGGGAGCTTTTTGTGACAGTTCTCCTTTTGCCCACATTGATGCTCTTCAAAATCTTTCTACCTCCTCAAGAGCCttccaaaaccaccccaaaaaacaTCTCTGAACCTTTCAAATTCAGGGCCTGCTCAGGAAAATCTCAGAAGAGTTCCCATCATCCTTTGCTCACAGTTCTCTCGCAGGAATTTGGGCCTTCTGTTTTGAGAGTCTCAGGGGCTTTCAGATATTTGAAATTTTATATCCAAGGTCTGAAATAGATCTTGGAGTAAGTTATTGCATATTGAGAAGGAGCAATGTGACCTGCTTATTCCCCTTCAATTTAATTTCCTGGAATCACTGAGGTGGGGaaagccctctgagatcatcgagtccaatcTTTGACCATCTCCCCCTTTCCTTTACTGACTTCCATCCACTCCCAAGTGAACGTAGGAATTATTTGCCACCAAATATTGGGATACTTgggaaatacaaagaaatttgAATTGAAAATCCctgaaaaaattaccaaaaaaataaaggaaaacaagaataaaagAATTCAAAGGCAACGAGGGTCTCATGAATCAGATTTATTGTTTCCCACACCCAGATGAGTCTGAATCAGAAGCGCAAGACAGAGAAAGATTACCAACAAATAATTACACCCCAAATAATTAGAAAAGGACATTTCCGGAATAATTAGCAAGAATGACACCATAAATGTTAATTAGGAGAACATTTCATCCCCACATGGCAGAGACCCGGGGGTTTCAGCATGGACGAGCTGAGCCGAGGTCGGGGTGCCCAAGGGAGGAGCCGGCggctctggctgctggggctggatcCTGTTCAGTACTTGGGGCACGCTGGTGGAAGGTTCCAGATGTTCTTGGTGTACTGGTGGCAGTagggcacctggggacagcaggggacgGCAGGGGGGCAGTAGCGCTGCAcggggggacagcaggggacagcggggggaCAGTAGCGCTGCACGGGGGGACAGCAGGGCGTCACGTAGGTGCATTTCTGCACCGGCTGCCTCTGGACGTAGCGGCAGGAGGGCTCGGGCTCGTGGCAGGAGGAGCGGGACCTGTGGCAGGAGAACCAGGATCTGAGGCAGGAGGAGCGGGACCCGTGGCAGGAGGACTCGTAGTCGTGGCAGGAGCTGCGGGAGCACATCGTGCTGGAGttctggcagagctggagggaagagagagatggtcaggctgggacagctgtgCCCTCCTTGGCTCTTCTttgggctgggatgggaaatGTCATTTCCCTCTGTTTTGGGATGTACGGGACATGGTGACCCTTCCTTTTGGAGGACACTCCATGATGGTGCAGCTCTGATGGGAATTTCCCTCCCAAGATGCTCCTCTTGACTTTTCAAGGTAGAATTTCCCTCTAAAACTGCCCTGACTTGTCCAAGCTCTGTCTGCCTCCATCACCTGGGTGTGAATTCCTTGCTGGCTCCCAAAGACTCCCAGATCTGCTCcttctatttttccttcttttcagcCATCCCACCCGTGAGCAAACCAAGCACTCCTTGTGCCTGTTCAAACACACAGCCATCAAAACCAAGGGATTGCTAAGACAAAGGCAAAGTCTAAACACAGAACTCTGTGAACTTCTGCTGCTCTAGAGTCGATAAATCAACATAATCCAACTCACCCTTGGCTGGAGAGCAAGAGGAAGAGCTCGTGGAGCTGGTGATGAGTGAAGGATGGACAGGGGATGCCGGACTTTTATATCTCCCAAAAGGTTGTCCTGGGAATTAGACACCTCTTGGCAATGCTGACACAAACCCTCAAATTCATATTTATCTCCTGTGTCTCGTTTTTAGCATTTCCGACCTGACgcagtcaggaaaaaaacccaacgaTGACTTTTTCCTCAGCACTTTAATAAGTGAGGAATTTCCCAATCTGCTTAGAAGGGAATTTTGGAGGCAGTTGCATATTCCCGTGGCAAAAATGAACCTATCCCTGGAGTTATTAAGTGATTTGTAGTTGGGCAACTGGGATTGCATCAACTCTGGAGGGTTGACTCCTTCCCCACATGCTGCCCCTGGTTCTCCGTGGCAGAGTCACTTTTTGATTgataggtttttttcccctgacacAAGGGACTGTAATTAAGAGCCACAACTCCCAGGGACTTCATTAGAGGGAGGTCCTGGTGACTACCTGGGACCCGACGCCTCGACTCCGGAGGTGACGCCAGAACGTCGTCCCCAATCCCAATTTTTTCCGTTCCGTTTGCCAAATGTCAGCTGTTTTTATGTTTGTATCACAATATTTTCCTCCTGGATGGGGGAAGAGGTTCAAATCCTCAGCAGGAAATGTTTGTGTGAGAATTTTGCCTCTTGTCAATCCCTCGTTTCTGTGGGGTCTCATTTAATTTAAGCAGATTTGTACTTTTCATTCTTTCCCGTGTTTCGATCTTTGGCCCCAAGTTTGTCTCAGAGCAGCCCAAGGTTTTAGAACAATACAATGGGTGATTGTTCCTTTCCTGTGACTTTTATCCAGGTGAGAGCCACAGGAACAACTCAGAGGTTCTTAAGGATCCCTCCCCACCCAAAATTATTTCATGATTCTATAAATCTTTGCATTTATTTGTCAGGCCATGGTTCAGAAACCCAACAGCTTTTAGGAAAATCTTTTAGAGCTGAGGAAAATCTGAAGTCTTTTGGAAGCTGCTGTGATGTAGAAATGCTTCATTTGGGTGGATTAAACTCCTTTTCTGGGTAGGCCCTTGAGTCAATTCTTTGTCAGGCAGGAGGAATCCACGGAATCAGGGAATCGTGGAGTgacttgggttggaagggacattaaagatcatctcattcaaCTCCCAGGGTTATTAACTCCAGCTGAGTCTGGctgctgagctcttggggatgCTGATGCAGCCACAGAGCCTGTTCTGGAACAGGTGGCTCAGCTGGACTAGGAGATAAGGAAAGTCTGAGGTTGTCAAAAGCCCAGAGAGATTTCATACTTATTTTAAGTGCCTGCAATTGTTGCTGCAAACAGTAATTTGGAGCTCAGTGAAAGAAGGAGGGCTAGGAAAAGCCACGAGGTGCTTATTTGCATTTATTGACACCTCAAAATGTTTGTGACTCTGAGTCAGAGGGACGAACGAagtgtgaggagctgctgaggaggggaCTCAGTTCCCTCCAGTGGAACCCTGGAATGGGCTTGAtggggagggaccttaaaggtctccagtgccacccctgccatgggacacctcccactgtcccagggtgctccaaaccctgtccagcctggccttgggaaCTTCCAGGCATCCATGGaatcccctgtgccaccctcctgTGAGCAATTCCTTTTGgatataaatgtataaatacatATTCTGTGGATCAATATGTGAATAAATATGGTGCAGGTGAGCTCCCTGagccttctgctgctccaggaatgCCTCTGGAATTCCTggcttttattattttgaaattttaggGACATTTTATGATCAGCTTGAGGAGAAAAGTGGTGACAAAGAAGTCAGAGGTAACAattattctgaagaaaaaaggTCAAAGAATAAACAGACCACGAACTTCTTTTACTTTTGGAAAtcaatttttattgttttggagGCTGTCAGAGGgatgaaaagcagcaggaatcaTTCCCAGCTTCATGGGAAGCAACCTGAGCTGGGTCTTGCATGCCGAGCAAATTAAACCAAATTAGAGCAAAACCAGGAACCCAATTCTAATCACAGATGAAGAATTCGAGGATCAaattaaaaataggaataaagaACCGTTGATTGAAGCTTCAGGCATGGAGAACATCCAAGGCAGGAGCCATCCAGTGTGCCCTCAGTACTTGGGGTAGCACGATGGCAGCTTGCAGATGTTCTTGGTGACCTGGGGGCAGACTGGGGGGCAGTAGCGCTGCAttggggggcagcagggctgcactgggggGCAGTAACGCTGCAcaggggggcagcagggctgcaccggggggcagcagggcaTCACGTAGCTGAACTTCTGCACAGGCTGCCTCTGGATGGTGTAGTGGCACGAGGCCCCCGAGTCGTGGCAGGAGGAGCGGGACTCATGGCAGGAGGTCTcgtggctgtggcaggagccGCGGGAACACATCGTCCTGGAGttttggcagagctggaggggagagaggaacggtcacagccagcaggagctTATAGATATTTGTTCTGGGATTCCCcattttcttcctaatttcCGGTTCTTCAGGGGTGAGAAAGTGGGGGTCAGTGTTGTTGGGAGGTGCTTTAATGCCTCACTAAACCCTCAGAAACTTTTATGGGTGGGACTTGATTTCCAGAGAAAAATTGGTCCAAACATCAATTTCCCGTGAGCAAAATTGGTCCAAACATTAATTTCCCACAAGCAGCTCCAGACCCTCTGGTTCCTCCTGCTTGGAAACCTTCAAGCCCCTTTTCCACAAAACCCTCTGTCTGTATTTTCTGCCCTTTCTGTTATTTTGGTTTGCCTTGAGCCTCTGCTCAAAGCCTTTATTTTAATTGGTTTTAATAATTTGCTCTTGTGGATAACAAGAACTTGGTCTCCAGCAAGATCCAGAAGTGAGGAGGGAGTGTCCCACACTCCAATTCCACCAAAACTCATGGAAAAACTCCAAGTTTCCTTAAAAAAACTCCAGGGGAAGAGAAAATTTGGACTCACCCTTCCAGtagcagggatggagctgttttggagcagagcagtgagtgAAGGAAACTGGGATTGGAAACCTTTTATACTTTTCCACGGGTTTATCTGGGACATGAGGCATCCCTAATTACACATCCCAGCCCATTTCTATCCGCTGTGTTCAGCTTCCCGTATTTTCCCTTTGATGCTCTGTGCTTTTAGCATTGTAATTATTAATAGCTCATTAATTCCTTTGCCTCCCTATGAACGAGATTGGAAGGAATTTTCACGGGAAGTGACCAATGGATCTGTTTGTGGACAACGTGGATCAGGCAGTTTGTAATCCCAAATTCCTCAGGGTCACCTGGACCAGGAGCTCCACGTGATCGACCTCCATgtgaaaatataattattgaTGTTAATCCCTGAGGATTAGGTTTAGGGCAGGAATTCTGCAGGGGAATTGCACAATGGGGCCGGATATCTCAATGAGAGGTTTGTGTTAGCCCAAATCTGTCCTTCAGTGATCATTCCAACCTGCCTGCCCCGTGTGGACCAGCAAAGATTTCTCCTCCACGTGTCCACCAAAGCCACAGGCGCTGCCACCAAACCAGAGTGGGTTCCTGTCCACGGGGTCACAGGTTCTGCCACCAATCCTGCCCTAGGGAGGGTTCCTGTCCATGGTCCACAGGTTCTGCCACCAAACCTGCCCCAGATGGGGTTCCTGTCCATGGTCCACAGGTTCTGCCACCAAACCTGCCCCAGAATGTGTTCCTGTCCATCGCCCACAGGTTCTGCCACCCTTGTGGATCCCCATCCATCAAAACCTGGTGAGCAAACCCAGCCTGGGGCCTCTGGTGCTGTTTCAGTCTGGTTTTGCACCCCAAGGTGGTGTTGGGGGCAGTGGTATCAAATGCCAGGACAGGATAGTTTGGGGTGGACAGAATCCCAGATTTCCGGAATCTCTGatgttggaaaagatctccaagacCACTGACCCCAGCCTTTGACCAACCCACACCTGGTCAAGCACTgagagcactcagtgccaggTCCAGGtgttccttggacacctccaggatGCCCCAAACCCTCCCAGGGGTTGGTTATTTAAAATAACCGGGTTTTGgttattttctcttctgattttacccagaattttttatttcagccgTGACAGAGTGATGCTGTTGCTGCCCTGCTTCCAGAACTTCTGGAATGATCTCAGGGATGATGAGACAGGGATGGAGACACAAACACAACAACGTGATGTAGGAGACACTTCAGAACATGGATTTTCCCGTGAATCACAGGTGAACTTTGGTCTCCTGTGCCTGGGTACAAGTCATGCCCATCCGACCCATCAATTACATCTTCTTGTCCCATAAAAGGCAGGAATGTGTCAACACTGGGATGGCACCAGGGATTAGGAGTGAGGCACgagggatttggggtgatgCTCTGCTGACTCACCGGGATCCCTCAGACTGGAGCACTCACAGCTGAGTTGTGTTCCCCTGGTGCACAGAACCAACCCATGACTCCTCCTTGAGAGGTTTGGGTCGGGCTGTGGTCAGGAAGCACTTCTGGGGTTTTTGGGCACGTGTGGGAGGAGATTTGCTGTCACTTGGGAGAGGTGAGgagggaaaaatggaaaaaaaagagtgacATATGTAAGTCTCAGGAAGTGGGGCAGGAAACAGAAATGACTGAGGTCATGAGAGGGCAAAGGCCCCATTCTCCAGGGGTGGCTCACTGTGGAAGCTTCCAGGTCCATGAGGTGTGGCATGAGCTCCAGGAGGTATGGGATGAGCAACTGGAGCTCCGGGAAGTGTGGGATGAGCTCCAGGAAGTGTGGGATGAGCTCCATGAGGTCTGGGATGAGTTCCATGAGATCTGGGATGAGTTCCAGATGTGGGATAAGCTCTAGGAGGTGTGGGATGAGCTCCATGAGGTTTGGGATGAGTGCTGCCACTCCCTGTGTTTGACTGAGTGGGTTTCACTAACGCTCTGGAGCATTTACAGAGAATTTTCCATGTTTGCACACCTGACTTGGCTCTGCCTGGACCCACCTATGCTTGCTGTGAACACAGCAAGGTGGAGTGCActgttttattcctgttttttccctataaaaatattttatattattttatccCTGGGGAATTTCTCTGCAGGGGTTCAGCACcttggctgctgtgggaggCGAAGGTGGGGACAATCTCCTGCTGGattcctgcagcttttcctgcttccCTCTGCAGATGTGTGTGCAGGTAACACCACTCCAGCTCTCCAGGGAGAGATTCCCTGTCTCTGCTCCTCAATCCCTTCCCAAAAATCTTTCCTTCCATGGAGTGGCACAGCCTGGATGGCTCCGGCTCAGCCGGGAGCGGAGGTGAAACCTTGGATTGCTTGGAAAGGATTCAGGGAGATTTTATGTGCCCTTCCCACAAAGGCAGACCCAAACCCAGCCTGGAGCCACTCGTCTGGCTGGGTTGGCACAGACTGGGTGAGGGGGGATAGGGATTGGCAGCCCTGGATGTCcccaagccaggctggagcctgtTCCCAACCCCGACGTTCATTCCCTGCCCGTGCAATCACCGACCTCACACCTGGCATTGAGGCTCCTCGTTATTTTAATTAAGAGCAGTAATAAAACCGGTGCTAATAGCACCTTTCTGATTCCTTTCAAAGGTTCATCATGAGCCCTTGGCTAATTAAATGTCTTGTGCATCACACACAGTGCTGCTCTCatcccacagagccccaaaccccacagaaatcAAGAGCAGTGAGAAATCCAACTGTGGATctgaaattccttttttccctttcacatCTACAAGGAGGGGCTCAGAATGTTAATGGTTTAAGTCAGTTTAAACTTCAGGAGGAGATGGGAATGGTTTTTTCTCACTCAAGAGGggcattgaggggctggagtgtggcagaaaagggaacagagctggggaaagggcTGGAGAATTCCTGGAGGAGCTCAGCTGGGAGAAAAGGATTCTCAGGggggacatcaggaggaatttcctccTGGAAAGGATGGTCAGGACTCGGaaagggaggtttggagtgcccatccctggaggtgtccagggaAAACCTGGAGGTGAccctcagtgccctgggctgggtgagAAGGTGAGCATcaggcacaggttggactcaaAGGTCTTGGAGAGTTTTTCCACCCTCAGTTCCTCTGGGATTTGCAGATTTCCTCCAGGGAACACAGATTTTCAAAGCAGGGAGAGTTCCCTCACATCAAAGACCAATCTAACCCCAAACTCTCCATTTCAGAGGGGTCAGAAGGGACACTGAGCACCACGTGGTCCTTCCTCTGCTTGTGTCCTCCACTTTATGGAGATCAGGGATTCCCAGACTTCCAGGACAGAGCCTGAACTGTGTTCACCAGCCACAAACAAACTGCAAACCCTTTACAAGGTGGAGGTTTGAGGCTCCGAGCCAAGGGCTAGGGTTGCAGAGAGGCTGAGCTGCACCTTCAGCCCCAGACAGATTTTGAAATCAGCCTGGCAGGTGCCCAAGGTGTGGGGACTCGCAGGGCAGAGCCACCCCAGCCTCTGGAATGCCACGGGAaaggggagggagctgtggaaaGCAGCTCCCCTCAGCCCAGACAGGCTGGGGAATGATGCCAAAGATAAAGGAAAAGCAGTGGAAAAACACCAGGACGCCAGCAGGTTTTGATGAGCTTTTAGGCTTTAATTCAACATCACACCTTTGCTACTggagacaggagcagggaaCGAAGAACAAATCCCAATTCCACCGCACTAATGCCACTCAGAGGTTCtcaggaggagggaaaagggctgcagggatgaggCAGGGCCTGTccaagctcagggacaggggagaaGCTCTGAGCTTCttcacttctgctgctgctgcggcggCCACTGCACCGGCTGCttgatctgctgctgctgctgctggcatggaACCTGGGCCAGGGGCACCTGCCCGGTGCCCGCCGGGCACTGAGGGGTCAGCACCACCACGGGGGTGACGTCGGGCACCGCGGTCACCTCGTGGCACACCAGC encodes:
- the LOC131095281 gene encoding putative small proline-rich protein 5 is translated as MCSRSSCHDYESSCHGSRSSCHEPEPSCRYVQRQPVQKCTYVTPCCPPVQRYCPPAVPCCPPVQRYCPPAVPCCPQVPYCHQYTKNIWNLPPACPKY
- the LOC131095287 gene encoding putative small proline-rich protein 5, encoding MCSRGSCHSHETSCHESRSSCHDSGASCHYTIQRQPVQKFSYVMPCCPPVQPCCPPVQRYCPPVQPCCPPMQRYCPPVCPQVTKNICKLPSCYPKY